In Stieleria varia, one genomic interval encodes:
- a CDS encoding DUF1579 domain-containing protein: MFSKPQQEHVWLDRLVGQWKFEHECEMPDGSKTSAQGLMNCRSLGGLWLICESSGDSPDGQWSSIMTLGFDPTQNQYVGTFIGSMMANIWPYHGVLDPAGNRLPLYSEGPKFDGSGLGKYRDTIETIDADTWLFISEIQTDSGEWKRFMLGSHTRA; encoded by the coding sequence ATGTTTTCGAAACCACAACAGGAACACGTCTGGCTCGACCGATTGGTCGGACAGTGGAAATTTGAGCACGAGTGCGAAATGCCGGACGGCAGCAAGACGTCTGCTCAAGGGCTGATGAATTGCCGGTCGCTTGGCGGATTGTGGTTGATCTGCGAAAGCAGTGGGGATTCGCCGGACGGGCAGTGGTCGTCCATCATGACTCTAGGCTTTGATCCGACACAGAATCAGTATGTCGGAACATTCATCGGGTCCATGATGGCGAATATTTGGCCCTATCATGGTGTCCTCGATCCGGCGGGCAATCGGTTGCCGCTCTATTCGGAAGGCCCCAAGTTCGATGGCAGCGGTCTGGGCAAGTATCGCGACACGATCGAGACCATCGACGCCGATACCTGGTTGTTCATCAGCGAGATACAGACGGACTCGGGTGAGTGGAAGCGATTCATGCTTGGCAGTCACACCCGAGCATGA